ATAGTTCTTGAGAGAACCATAAGCCATTGCGTATTCACCAGCTACAGTCGCACTGTCAGCGATCGCTTTGCAATGTGAGTTGATCACATAAGGAATGCCATCGATGGTTTGATTGATGTAATCAACGGTATGAACCTTACGACCTTCGGAAGTGCGAAGACCAGCAAATGCACGCAAATCATTTTTATTCAAGATAAGAACCGCACCACCTTCGACTTCTTCATCGCCACCATAGGCAAAGATGATGTCATCTAATGTTGTGTCAGTGATTGCTGAAAGTTCGACTGGTGTAGTATCTGCTAGTGCAACTGCTTGATCACTGAAAATCCCTGTGAATGTATTGGATGTACCAGCACCACGAAGGATCTGTTCCGAGATTTTCTTTTTGAGTGATACATTGATGTTCTTGAGTACCTCAGATTGATAAGGAATGCTTGGAAGCTTTTCGAGTTCTTCTGTGATTTCGGTATAAGCTGTTATCTTGACTTTGGTAATTGTGACATAACCAAATGCAGGTTCAGTCTCAGTGTATGCTGCACCTTCAGCTGTAGTTCCAGCAATACCATTCGATTTCACAAATGATTTCTTGTAGGTTTCACCACCATTAAGGTTGATGATATTGACCTTGTCCACCAAAGTAGATACTTGGGCATACGGAACTGGTGCGAGGTTGTTTGATACGGTTTCAGGGACCAAAACTTCCGAACTGGACACTTGGATAACTCGATTTTCACGGAGCTGTTTACCGCGTAGTTCTAGGGTTTCCTTATTGTCAGTGCGTGTATCAATGACAATCGGTTTGATTTCGACTTTGGATGCAATCATCATCTTTTTATCGATGACAGATCGTTCCTCTTGTAGGGTATTGCATTCTGTATCGAATGCTTCAAGTTTTGCTACATCTGATTCCGCTTCAACAAGTGAGCGAATTTCAGTTAAGCGTGCTTCAATTTCTTTGCGTCTTTTTTCTAAGTTCATGTTTTTTCTCTCCTTTAGAGTTTTAGTAATTGGTTTTGATACGGATCTTCATTTTCATCACATCAACATGTTGTTTCTGCTCTTCTAACTCCATAGCCTTTAGTTCTACATCCATAGACTCTAAAGAACGGGCATATATACTAGTTGAATCGTAAGCTGGCGTGTCTACCACTGAGACATCATAGAGCCTTCCAATTTTAGTGATGGTACGTTTAGGGATTTTGCCTTCCTTATTCCATGTCTGTTCTTCAACAGTGAAAGCAAAACTCATCTTATCAAGTAGGCCACTGCGGACCATCTTGTAGATGTCTTGGTTCGATTGGGTGTCGACTAATTCAGCTTTTACTTTTAGCCCAATGTTATCGACCGATAGCGTCAGTGATTTATTCTTTGTTCGAGCGATGATAAGGAAGGAATCCATATGGTTGTATTTCATAGGGACATCTTTCATTTGGGTATTTTCAAGTGCTCGATGGTCGATAGATTCAACGAAACCGTACTCTTCATTTCCGATGAGTGTTTCCTGGTTGAACACAATCGCATAACCTTCTAAAGTCATCTTACCTTCAGCTTCTTCAAATTTAACATCTGCTAGTCTTGTTTCTTTAATCATTGGTTCTCACCTCAATTTTTGGTTTTCCTGCTTTTCCTTCTACAATATATTCAAGTTCTGAATCTTTGTAGTGAAAACTTGTAATCTTGTTTTCTTTGCAAAACTCATCAATGATTTGTGATTTTGCTTTCTGTGTTTCTAGAATCACTTTGAGTGCTTCTTTTGATATCGTTCCATTAACTGTTACCTTCATCTTTGTTCTCCTCACCAATTTGGTATTTGTTTGCCTTATCCGCATCCACAAAGTTGAGCGATTGCAGTCGCTTGTTTCCACCCTCAATAGGTTCTAGTCCAAGCAAAGCTCTGGATTCATTTAAGGTCATGATCCCTAGGCTCATCAATTTTTCGATGGCACTCACTTTTGTATTCCAGCTTGCATACTGCAATCGTTCACTGTAGAAAATAATCTCTTCACCACGAGTTAACTCATTTTCGGTGAGCAATCCCAAAGAAAAAGCCTCTGATAACTGAATGGCTAGAGGCTCAATGGTTGACTCATAAAACGAGTTGAAATCTTCTTCACTATATTTGTTTGCGAAGATTGGTGCTGATACCCCAAAGTAATCAAGTATCTTAGATTGTAAAAATTCGAGTGTTTCTTTATCAATCAACTTGGGATCAACTGTTAGTGGTACGTATTCAGACTTTAAGTCGATCGGGATGATCGAGCTTCCTTTAGTGCTAATAGAATCGTTAAGAGCTAAATCAAAGAGCTCTCTTTGTTTCTTCTTATCTGCTTCTGAAAGCATCCCATTCATTTTGATGATTCCTTTAATCTGCATGGATGATCTGACAGCATTATCGATTCCTTGAAGCACATTCTCATTGATTGAGATGGTTTTAAGTATCGCTTCATGATCACCTGATGATCCATTTCCACCAAAGATATCATTGGAAGCAAAGTACTTCCTCAAGTGGATGACATTCTCATAGGGTAGTGTGAATTGTTGGCCATCCTCAAAGTAGAACTTCAAGTAGTAACCATCAGCATTATCAACCACAGCTTCAACCAATATCGGTCTTAGTGGATAAAGTGCTTTAAGCCCACCACTCAATGAATCAAACATCGGATACACAAATGCATTATCATTCAGTAGTAATAACGTAATCACCTTATAGATAAAGTCATAGGGTGTCATGAGCGGGTTAGGCTTATGCTTCAATAAAAAAGACAGTCGACCCTGTTTCTCGGTTACTGTCTTGTCTGCTTCAGTTTTAATGTATCTTGGTTTGAGTTTTGCACATTGGCTCGCAACCCTATCAATACATATCTTGACCACATCACTTTTGGATATGTTGTTACCAAAAGGTATGAAGAACGTATTGTTTTGATTCAATAACTGGAAGGTGTTTGTTGAACCTTTCTTTTTCTTACTTGTTAACCAACTCAAATTATCATCTCCAATGAAAAAGAGGCATTTGCCTCTAATTTCCGTTAATCACTTTTTATAAATTTCTAAAACAATACCACTTTTCTTATAAATCTCTTCCCAACCATTGGGTCTATCCTGCTTACCTTCTTTATTTTCATTAATACGTTTGTTTTCATCAGAAGTTATCAGAGCTAAAGGAAATTTATCTAACAAGTTAATTGCATCATCATCTGTTTTAGCAAACAATACTTCTTTTGCTTGTTTTGCTGCAGGGATTAAATGATCAAGCGTTAATAATCCTCTTTTCCCAAGAACTTTGTTAGCTTTATTTAAGTCTCCGTGGTTTCTCATCTTTAATTTGCTCTCATCTAACAATGATTTTGCTGAAGATGATATATAATCGGCTCCATTATGATTTGTGTGACTCTTAATTGATTCTCGAACTAATTTAATCAAACACTTGGTTTGCTCTGAGTTGGGCTTAGATTCATTATAAATAATCCTTAGTTGTTTAATCGTCCATATTAAGTTTTCCTTGTTACGCCATTCTATACTCATACTTTCACCCGATATCTTTATCTTTATTGGATTTATTATAGCATATTTTCGTAATCTATCTTATACCTATTAAGAACTGCATAAGCAATAATCAAAGCTACTGTTCCATCAATTCGCTTGTATTTGGAGTTAAGTTTTGAAGGTTGAATATTGCTATTTAAATCAACTTTTTTTGTATCAAAAAAGCATCATTTAAATATCAAATTATTTTCATAGTTGATCAGTTAATTGTTTGGTAAAGTTTCAAGTTGATCAATAAATTCTGTTGAGGAATGAAACACTCTACCTTACCTTTTCTGTGTTAAATAAAATAAGCTATTGCTATGTGCTGTACAACAAATTAGTTTTTATGTGCCTGACTTTATCCAATAACTTTATAACTCATTGGTTTTGTTGTAATATCTATTTCTAATACATTTAGTCTTACTAAATCATCAAGAATTTGTCTAATTTTTGAGTGTGGAATGCTTCGAATTGTTGATAATTTTTCAATCCTAATCATAAACCAATCATTGTTGTTAAGCACTGAATAGTATTTCAAAATAGAATAAATATAATGTGTATTTTTTGATTCATGATTAAACTTTAATCCTTTTAACCTATATTTTTCTCTAATATTGTTATAACAAAGTCTAAAAAATTCTGCTTGATGTTTTTGCTCAATTAAATATCTTTCAGAATCAGCACTATGAGCTGCATTAGAAAAGATTAACGAATCGAACATTTTGGGGTCTTTAATACTTATACCTGGTAAAAATTTGTCCTCATTCCAAAGTTTCAAATAGTTTTTACTTTTTGCTTTTTCATAGTCATCATGCCAATCTAACGGTAAAACACCATTATATCTTACACTACTATGAATTAGGAATAACCTTTCATAGATATCTAAGTCTTTATTTCTGTTTTTTCTTTTTGTGTACCCGATTTCATCATGATAAAATCTTGGGAGTCCTTTGGTAACTATTAAAAATATCGCTAAATCTTTAAACTCCATTTCGAGTTTAGATTCAACAAGTCTTATGGATTTACCTTTAAATCGATCAATTACATAAATATCGCTAAACCACCCATCACTATAAATAATGTAAATCATATTTGGATTTTCTATATCAGGAATTAACTTTATTTGTTCGTCATCCCACCATTTAAATTTTCGAGCTCTCTTTTTTATGTCAATGATTTCATCGTCAGTTAATTGTGTTGGTTTAAAAGTCTCACAATGTTGGAGCGTTTTACCATTATCTTCATACCAAATTGTAACTTTTGACTCCTCGTCATTTTTTGAAAGTTTTACTTTAACAATTCTATTGTAAGGATTTAGTTCTCAAAATTTTTTCACTGCACTGATTAAGTAGCTATTACTCATATTACAACCCCTTTACTTATAGAGATTATAACATGTTTTCGTAATCTAACTTATATCGATTTAAAACTGCATATGCAATGATGAGTGCTACTGTTCCATCAATTCGCTTGTACTTGGAGTTGAGTTTTGATGGTTGAATATTCCCATTTAAGTCTACTTTGGCTTGGGTGTTAGACAAGCACCATTTCAAGATCGGATTATTGTCATAGTTGATCAGCTTATTCTTTAGGTCTGCTTCCAGTTGTTTCATTGGTTCCGATAAAGAGTAGACACCTTGACGAACCTTCTCCATATTAAATCCTAAGTCTTCCATCTCTTTAATCCAATATTGAGAATTCCATGGATCGAATCCTACCCAAAGAGGTCTAATGTGGTGTTCTTGAATCATCTTCATGAACCACTGAGTCACCAATGAAAAATCGTTTTGACTTCCAGGGGTGAGTGTAATCAACCCTCGTTTAATCCAAATATCATATGGGACGTTATCTTCTTCCATGCGTTTCTTAACAACATCGCTTGGCATAAAGAATTGTGATAAAACATACTTCTTATTATCATCCTTTTTCTGAATGACGAGAACAGCTACAGTTAAATCAGTAGTTGAAGATAAATCTACTCCACCGATAGCATAGGAGTTCTTGAGTGTGTTTAGCTCATGCTTTGCTTCGTTATTTAAGTCATCAAATGACAACCATGCACCCTGATCGACTTGTTTGATATTGAAGTCTTTACATAACATCGTAACTCTTGTTGAATGATCATTCTTCGATTTATTCATTACATCTTCCAAATATGAAGTCAGTTTCACTACACCTATACTTGGATTTGATTTCTGCCAATTCCTGGAATCGTCATATATTTCCTGAGTATTGTCTTGAGTATATAACCAAGGTAATACACGTTCATCAGTGATTTCACCCTTCAGCATCTTCCGTGCATAATCCAATTTATTATCTAGAAACCCACCAACTGTCGTTCCTTCGGTTGTGATGATAAAAATCAATGGTTCTTTCTTGGTAGATTGGCTTTGCTTAATCGCATCATATACTTTTGAATCTGTCATCTCATGTACTTCATCAATACAACCAACTTCAATGTTATAACCGTCTTTGTTTCTACTCTGAGCAGACAATTTTTTTATTTTATTCTTTGTCCTTGGAGAATAGATAAAGAAGATATTCTTTTTACTGCGTTTTTCATTGGACAGTGCGGGAGATTGCTCTCGCATGTTATTGATTTCTTCAAATAGAATGTTCGCTTGTTCGCTTGTATTGGAAGCACATACGATATCAACACCACCTTTTGATAAAAAGAACTCAGCAAGATCAATACCAGCGATAAAGGTGGTCTTTCCGTTCTTACGAGCAATCAACAGTATGACTTCATTGAATCTTCGTAAACCAGAATCCTTCAATTTAAATCCATATGCCACCTGGATAATTGCTTTCTCCCAAAGTTCAAGTATAAACGGTTGACCATTAAATGGTGATTTTGTGTGTTTACAAAAGGTTTCTATAAAATCAATTCGAAGATTCCCTTGATTTTCATCAAATACATACTTCGGGTTATTCAAATCCTGAAGCAAGATATCTAGTTGTTTTTTTAATTCCTCACCAACTAGAATGTTTCCAGCTTCTATCTGATGATGGTATTCAATTAGGTAGTTCATCAGGTGTTTGCTTTCTTTAGAAACTCATCGAATGCATCATCACCATCAATAACATTCTTACCCATGATTGAGTTTAGTGTTTTGATGACTGTTCCATATGAATTAATGAGTTTAGTATAATATTTAGCAGCTTCTGTCTGTCTTTGAGCACCTTTACTTGAGACTTGAACTGCACCATGCTTTCTGATTTGCTCTTGAAGAATCCCAAGTTCAACCTTCATGAAAGCAGCTTGCTCAAGTAGGTTATCTACCAGTTGAGTTTTGGTCTCATCAACGGACGAAAAAAGCGACCGCAGTCGCTCTAGTTCTATATTGATATCCTTTAGTTTAGACACTACAACACCTCATTCGAATATAGCTTCTGGACATATCATAACCGGTCCTACTGCCTTCATTCCAAAGACTCTACTTGCTAGGTAATTAAACTCCATATTGTGTAGCAATCCCTCTTCATTGACTAAAACGATTTGACCAGGAATCCTCAAAGGATAAACCTCGATAAATCCTTTGACTTGTTCTTGAAGTTCATCCAGTTCGAATGTAGTACCCTTTGGTTTTATATAAGTGATAGTATTATCAGTATTTAATACTAGTGCCTTGTCTTGAAAGATACCACTTAAAAACAATCTAAGAGGAATCACACTTGAACTGTTGCATTCTGAACAGCACTCTTCGTTTCCAATTGGGTGGGCATTGTGTGAGTCACCCAAGATTTCTTTATTGCACAAGCTGCATGTCATTTTTAATTACCTCAATTAAGTCTTCCTCTGGGATGATTGCTAAGTCTCCCCATGTGCCATGTAGTTGATTGAGTCCATCGATGTATTCAATGACTCCTTCTCTACCGTTATAATGGTCTTCACCCTTCATATCGATGATTCTGATTTTATCACCAATTTTGAACATGATAAGTACCTCCTAAGGTTAGTAATATATATCACTCTAAAGAGAGGAAATAGCAAGTAAAAAAGCGACCAAAGTCGCTTTCGTTCGTAATCAAATGCTCAATCCCATATATTATTAAGTACTTGAATTTCCGTATCTTCCTCAGGATTTGTAATAACAATATCATACTCATTATTATTCTTAAAATCCCTAATTAATTCGGTAAAATAACCTCTTCCAAATAGCTCATTATCATCGAAACATTCAACTATTTCAGAGAAATTTGGGTCAGTAGAATCAGCAAATAATATTATATTATCTAGTGAATAACGGTTAATAAAAGAGTTATACAAATTGTTTGCAAAAGTTATATTAACTTCGGGATTATAGACAAAATGTTTTGTCATGTTATAGCCCTTAAAAAATGATTTTATTAATTCTGGTGTGGCACTTACAGATCTATCAAGTACTAATTTGTCCACAAGAAATGAAACAACCTCTGGGGTTAAATCCGGTCTCTTAGCTATTATTAACGAACATAAATCTTGGATTTTATTCTCTTTATTTTTAAATGCTATTAAAAATTCAGCATCTCTTTCTTGAAACTTCTCACAAACCAATCTGACTTGGCCATCAAAATATTTATAAGGTGATTGGTTAAATCCATTTCCAGTTGAAATGGATCCTTTCTTTCCATAAATAGTAGATAAATTTTTATATTCATCAGGTAATTGATTATCATTAAAACCAATGATAAATGCATTGATGAACTGATAACTAAAGACTAGTAATTCATCTTGTTTCTTCCAATAGTTTCTATTATATTCATTATTATATATTCTGTGTGCTGGAACATTGCGTAAATCGGATATTTCTATTGCAAAATCTTCGAAAGTTGTTGCCAAAACACTATCTTCAATAATATTCCTTAGCATATCGCTTAGTTTGGGTTTCTTTTTGCTTCCCAAAACGCTCTTTGAATCATAAATTTTCCTGATTAGTTCTTTATTAAGGTTTTGATAAAGTATTTTGTAAAGTTCCAAAACAAACAAATAATAGTTGATTTTAGAAGGCACAAATATTGGATGAAAATGCTCTAACTCAGATATTTCGTATGACCTTGTAAACATAGTATCTCCAAATATATCTTTTGTGATTCGATTAACAATGTCAATACCAGTCAGCAATAAGTTGTATATGTCTATTTCTTCGTATTTGTATCTCTCACCATATATCAAATTAGTAATGTTTTGCTTCATAATTTGCATATTATGGCTTGGCACAATTTCATATCTTTCAACAAAGTTTTGAAAATCTACATCCTGTTCAAGTAATTCATATAGAAAAATACTAACTACTGGATTTCCAGATTTCAAATCGTGTGCAAGACAAAGGTTTTTAATATATATTCTATCATTTGATTCATCTGAAGAAATCACATACCCTCTATATGAAACCCATTTGAAGTGATATTTTGAGTTATTTGTAAAGATTGTGAGCAATTCATTCTTAAAATAAATAGCAGTAAAATCTGATTTATACAAAGCTAGAATTTGATAATGAGAAAAACCGAAATTTCTCAATTTACGATAGTGCTTTTTACAAAATGATTCAGTGAATGAAATCTCACCATCATTTGATAGATTAATAACCTTGTCAGTTATTAATGGTGATAAATCAAAAATAACTTCATTTTTATTCATGTGATTGAAGTTATTTTTTTTAACCATTTTTGCAATTTTAAATCCAACAATTGCTGACTTAGTATAAATGATATTCACCTCTTTCAGGTTTCCGCATGTACAAACAGATTTTCAAAAAATCGATGATGTGTATTTTAATTGCCACCCTGTACGGTACCCTAGTAAATAAAAATAGTACTATACGGGGGGTTAACTAATGACGCCTTGATCTTCAATGTAATTCTTTAATAAATCAAAGTATTCAGTCAGTACAAATTTTGAATCAGTCTTCAAAACTGTTTTATTTTTAGAAGAACGAAATGTATCAATTTCAGTAGTTGATACTTCATTGATTAAACCTAGTGATACAAGTTTATATATTCTGTGAATATCATGATCATCGAAGCCAAGAAAGTTTTCTTTCTTCCCATCAGTAAAATGCACTGTTTTTATCATATCAGCTCGAAACTCTGAATGAACAGTTGTATTCTCACTAATTATTTGTTTTTCTTTATCCATTTTTAGCAAAATTCTAAAATCATTCATGTTTAATTTAGAAATTAAATCAATTTTTTCCATAAAGTTATCATCGTTATTAAATATACTACTGTTCTCAATTCCGAACATTAGTGCATTTGCAAAGATGATAATTTTTTCTTTAGCACGTTCCTTTACTACTTCATCAATCACTCTTTGAACATTGAAAGAAAAATTTCTAATATTTTCTTCATTAAGTTTTTCAATTTCCATAATTCTAATTTCATTGTCTTGTATATGCTTGATAAGAATATTTAAGTTTTCTTCAGAATATTTTTTACTAATCAGACCTAATCCTAATCCAATTAATGTTAATGGTGGAATCAATACTCCACCTAGATTAAAAACTAGTTCCATCTTATCAACGAAGGAATTTTTCTTTAGTTCAATTCTTTCATGTGTTTTTTCAACGGTGATTCTGTCTTTTTTTTTCATTCATCTACCCCTGTGTTCAATGATAAAGAGTAACTTAATCTTCATAAAAACCATTTTTGTTAATAATGCTATCTGTTTTATTTATTAAGTCATACTCAAAGTCTGTATATGGAAAAGCAACTATATTTAATGACATGATATATTCAATAGCCTCTTTAGGAGTTTTTTTATAACCGGAATCGATTATGTCTTGTGCTAAAGTATTCCCTGTATCTTTCTCTCTTGTGTATTGCATTAGTCTAGCATGTACATCACGAGTATAAGCACTACCAATATATATAATTTCATCCTTATCAAGTATTAGGTAAATGCCCTTAAACTTGAAATTTTTTTTACCCTTTAATTCGCTAAATTTGCCAAACTCTTGATTCTTTAAGAATATTTGCAATTTAGGTTCTTTTTTGGTTAATTCCAATATTGTCATTTTTCCACCTCTATTATAATAATTATACCAAATAACAAGAGATTCACAGTGTTTTTTCTAGATTTATTAGGTTTCCGTCTGAATCAAATTTTACTTTTTTAGTGAAGCGCTTGTGCTCTTTATTGTGACAATATATACAAAGTAACTCTAGATTATCAAGATTCAGGCTGATTGATGAATCATTAACATTATCAGTTGTCAGTCTTTTTTTATGATGAACTTCGATTCCAATTGCTCCACAACGTTCACAAAGACTGTTGACTGACATTATCTTAAGTTCACGAGCAGAAAGCCATGCAGGTGATTTGTAGAAGTTATGTAGAACTTTTGGCTTTTTCATATGCTTCTTTTAGCTCTGTTGCTTTTGCTTCCACATGTTCCCAGCGAACTGGCAAATCTTCTCTGCCCA
This genomic stretch from bacterium harbors:
- a CDS encoding DUF4314 domain-containing protein, with the translated sequence MFKIGDKIRIIDMKGEDHYNGREGVIEYIDGLNQLHGTWGDLAIIPEEDLIEVIKNDMQLVQ
- a CDS encoding phage major capsid protein, which codes for MNLEKRRKEIEARLTEIRSLVEAESDVAKLEAFDTECNTLQEERSVIDKKMMIASKVEIKPIVIDTRTDNKETLELRGKQLRENRVIQVSSSEVLVPETVSNNLAPVPYAQVSTLVDKVNIINLNGGETYKKSFVKSNGIAGTTAEGAAYTETEPAFGYVTITKVKITAYTEITEELEKLPSIPYQSEVLKNINVSLKKKISEQILRGAGTSNTFTGIFSDQAVALADTTPVELSAITDTTLDDIIFAYGGDEEVEGGAVLILNKNDLRAFAGLRTSEGRKVHTVDYINQTIDGIPYVINSHCKAIADSATVAGEYAMAYGSLKNYEVPIFSPVEIGKSTDYKFKDGIICYKASVFTGGNVVGYKGFLRIKKKAAA
- a CDS encoding terminase TerL endonuclease subunit yields the protein MNYLIEYHHQIEAGNILVGEELKKQLDILLQDLNNPKYVFDENQGNLRIDFIETFCKHTKSPFNGQPFILELWEKAIIQVAYGFKLKDSGLRRFNEVILLIARKNGKTTFIAGIDLAEFFLSKGGVDIVCASNTSEQANILFEEINNMREQSPALSNEKRSKKNIFFIYSPRTKNKIKKLSAQSRNKDGYNIEVGCIDEVHEMTDSKVYDAIKQSQSTKKEPLIFIITTEGTTVGGFLDNKLDYARKMLKGEITDERVLPWLYTQDNTQEIYDDSRNWQKSNPSIGVVKLTSYLEDVMNKSKNDHSTRVTMLCKDFNIKQVDQGAWLSFDDLNNEAKHELNTLKNSYAIGGVDLSSTTDLTVAVLVIQKKDDNKKYVLSQFFMPSDVVKKRMEEDNVPYDIWIKRGLITLTPGSQNDFSLVTQWFMKMIQEHHIRPLWVGFDPWNSQYWIKEMEDLGFNMEKVRQGVYSLSEPMKQLEADLKNKLINYDNNPILKWCLSNTQAKVDLNGNIQPSKLNSKYKRIDGTVALIIAYAVLNRYKLDYENML
- a CDS encoding phage portal protein produces the protein MSWLTSKKKKGSTNTFQLLNQNNTFFIPFGNNISKSDVVKICIDRVASQCAKLKPRYIKTEADKTVTEKQGRLSFLLKHKPNPLMTPYDFIYKVITLLLLNDNAFVYPMFDSLSGGLKALYPLRPILVEAVVDNADGYYLKFYFEDGQQFTLPYENVIHLRKYFASNDIFGGNGSSGDHEAILKTISINENVLQGIDNAVRSSMQIKGIIKMNGMLSEADKKKQRELFDLALNDSISTKGSSIIPIDLKSEYVPLTVDPKLIDKETLEFLQSKILDYFGVSAPIFANKYSEEDFNSFYESTIEPLAIQLSEAFSLGLLTENELTRGEEIIFYSERLQYASWNTKVSAIEKLMSLGIMTLNESRALLGLEPIEGGNKRLQSLNFVDADKANKYQIGEENKDEGNS
- a CDS encoding HK97 family phage prohead protease gives rise to the protein MIKETRLADVKFEEAEGKMTLEGYAIVFNQETLIGNEEYGFVESIDHRALENTQMKDVPMKYNHMDSFLIIARTKNKSLTLSVDNIGLKVKAELVDTQSNQDIYKMVRSGLLDKMSFAFTVEEQTWNKEGKIPKRTITKIGRLYDVSVVDTPAYDSTSIYARSLESMDVELKAMELEEQKQHVDVMKMKIRIKTNY
- a CDS encoding HNH endonuclease gives rise to the protein MKKPKVLHNFYKSPAWLSARELKIMSVNSLCERCGAIGIEVHHKKRLTTDNVNDSSISLNLDNLELLCIYCHNKEHKRFTKKVKFDSDGNLINLEKTL